Proteins co-encoded in one Heptranchias perlo isolate sHepPer1 chromosome 9, sHepPer1.hap1, whole genome shotgun sequence genomic window:
- the tsen15 gene encoding tRNA-splicing endonuclease subunit Sen15 isoform X2 — MMEPLGAGAGAGAGAGESGESADPEEREADEAAERPTGNLHHPKYTEMMALDVADSTQVYTAFLVFLDLLEARNWKDVTYKGSAELQLVYLQGCPGEQEEVEVVVPMPVHMSLSHERLKHYSRT; from the exons ATGATGGAGCCGCTGGgagccggggccggggccggagCCGGAGCCGGAGAGAGCGGGGAGTCGGCGGACCCCGAGGAGCGGGAGGCTGACGAGGCAGCGGAGCGGCCGACGGGGAATCTGCATCACCCCAAG TATACAGAGATGATGGCTTTAGATGTTGCAGACAGTACACAAGTATATACTGCATTTCTGGTGTTCCTTGACCTTCTGGAAG CCAGGAACTGGAAGGATGTGACGTACAAGGGATCGGCAGAGCTTCAGCTGGTCTATCTACAGGGTTGTCCAGGAGAGCAGGAGGAAGTGGAAGTGGTGGTGCCAATGCCTGTTCATATGTCACTGAGTCATGAAAG